One Malania oleifera isolate guangnan ecotype guangnan chromosome 9, ASM2987363v1, whole genome shotgun sequence DNA segment encodes these proteins:
- the LOC131163557 gene encoding ARF guanine-nucleotide exchange factor GNL2-like — translation MENPGDDDDQEKEEEEEEEGEEEEHQRTQDQDCSPCLEKNIDTTELKRKKLGLSCILNTEVGAVLAVLRRIPESNSPYMSPSEDYTDPEIVHSLKSLRALIFNPQQEWRMIDPSVYFSPFLEVIQGDNVQSNATEVALSALHKIFKLDMFDEKTPGAKAAINSVVAGIMNCRLEKCQPTTRDEILMRILQLLNGLLHSRASTLLNDKAICTIVTTYFQVVRRTASRGNLLQREAKYAVHELIQIIFSRLPEMEAKDGENSESDTEDADIESNLGSGYGVRCLVDIFHFLCSLLNAIVETDGSVAPTADEDIQVFSMVLINSAIELSGDGIAKHPDLLRMIQNDLFHYLIHYGTSSSPLIISMICSIVLNVYHSLRRYIRLQLEAFFTFVLFRIAVPGTLVQIQEIAVEGIITFCRQPTFTIETYINYDCDPMFQNLFEEIGKLLCKHAFPTGSPFTSLQIQAFEGLVATIHSIADNIEKEEKSSFSGPYSVDITEYRPIWEEKSKEDCDLGTWVDFVRTRKVQKRKMMIAGNHFNLDVKKGLEYLKASHLVSDPADPKVLAFFFRNTPRLDKNMIGDYLGDPAGFNIQVLKEFTETFDFSGMILDTALRTFLETFRLPGESQKIQRILEAFSDKFYVQQPSQLFVSKDAVFIFCYSLIMLNTDLHNPQVKKKMTEEEFIRNNRAINGGKDLPREYLSEFFHSISNNAITLFSQSGLPIEMNPNKWIELINRSKVMHPFIACDFDHRLGRDMFASIAGPSVAALSAIFEHADDEEILHECIEGLLSVARIARYGLEDTLDEVLSLLCKFTTLLNPHASAEEILYVFSNDMKPRMAILAVFTIANTFECSIQGGWRNIVDCLLKLKRLKLLPQSIVEPNATTTSTSDLHTHTKSESGIIFPSHDPKFGDNRCHHSSGIIGQFSHFLSMESMEDSLTQGGSELEQNLKTIQQCRIGNIFAKSCNLPDESLQNLGRSLIFAAAGKGQKFSTPIEEEETIGFCWDLVTTIALANSHRFPTFWPSYHDYLLAVAQFPLFSSIPFAEKAIVSFFKVCIKLLTLNQPNKFSEELIFKSINLMWKLEKEILDTCCEFITQSVSKILTEHPANLQSQLGWKSTLHLLSITGRHPETYDQAVETLITLMSDGTYVSQANYPYHVDCAFGFVALKSSPLEKATKILDLMSDSVNWLVQWNKSGYADPGSNMISNVSSSFMEDNSRGFGLSNLTVSLFVKLGEALRKASLARREEIRNHAILALQRSFTLAEELCFTSTNCINCFNLVIFAMVDDLHEKMLEYSRREDSEREIRSMEGTLKIAMELLTDVFLQFLRPISGSPGFRTFWLGVLRRMDTCMKADLGEYGDSELQALIPEWLRKMITTMKEKGILSQREGEDLWDITHIQIQWIAPSLKEELFPEEM, via the exons ATGGAGAACCCCGGAGATGACGACGAccaggaaaaagaagaagaagaagaagaagaaggagaggaagagGAACACCAGCGCACTCAAGATCAGGACTGTTCACCATGCCTAGAGAAGAATATAGACACTACGGAACTCAAGAGGAAGAAGTTGGGACTCTCCTGCATACTCAACACAGAAGTTGGGGCTGTTCTAGCTGTGCTTCGGCGCATACCCGAATCAAATTCTCCCTACATGTCTCCCTCAGAAGATTACACCGACCCGGAAATCGTACATTCTCTTAAATCTCTGCGTGCCCTCATCTTCAACCCCCAGCAAGAATGGCGAATGATTGATCCATCGGTTTATTTCTCCCCTTTTCTGGAAGTGATTCAGGGCGACAATGTGCAGTCCAATGCAACAGAGGTTGCTCTCTCGGCTCTCCATAAAATCTTCAAGCTTGATATGTTTGATGAAAAGACTCCAGGAGCCAAAGCGGCTATCAATTCGGTGGTGGCGGGGATCATGAACTGTCGCCTTGAAAAATGCCAACCAACTACTAGAGATGAAATTTTGATGAGGATTTTACAACTTTTGAATGGGCTACTGCATTCCCGTGCTTCAACTCTGCTTAATGACAAGGCGATTTGCACCATTGTTACTACCTATTTTCAGGTTGTGCGACGCACAGCGAGCAGAGGAAATTTGCTGCAGCGAGAGGCAAAGTATGCTGTGCATGAACTAATCCAAATTATATTTTCTCGACTGCCGGAGATGGAGGCGAAGGATGGGGAGAATTCAGAATCTGACACTGAAGATGCTGACATTGAAAGCAATTTGGGTTCTGGGTATGGAGTTCGTTGTTTAGTTGATATCTTTCACTTCTTGTGCTCTCTACTTAATGCAATAGTGGAGACAGATGGGTCCGTGGCTCCTACAGCTGACGAAGATATTCAGGTATTTTCCATGGTTTTGATTAATTCCGCGATAGAGTTGAGCGGAGATGGGATCGCAAAGCATCCAGATCTCTTGAGGATGATCCAAAATGATCTATTTCACTATTTAATCCACTACGGAACAAGTTCGAGCCCACTCATTATATCCATGATATGCAGTATTGTTTTAAATGTCTATCACTCTCTTCGCAG GTACATCCGTCTTCAGTTGGAAGCTTTTTTCACATTTGTTTTGTTTAGAATCGCAGTCCCGGGAACCTTGGTCCAAATCCAAGAAATTGCAGTCGAAGGAATTATAACTTTTTGCAGGCAGCCAACATTCACAATTGAAACATACATAAACTATGATTGTGATCCTATGTTCCAGAATTTGTTCGAAGAGATTGGGAAGTTGCTTTGCAAGCATGCATTTCCAACAGGTAGCCCTTTTACCAGTTTACAGATCCAAGCGTTTGAAGGCCTGGTAGCCACCATTCATAGCATTGCTGATAATATTGAAAAGGAAGAAAAGTCAAGCTTTTCTGGACCATACTCAGTTGACATTACTGAGTATAGACCTATCTGGGAAGAGAAATCCAAAGAAGATTGTGATTTGGGGACTTGGGTGGATTTTGTACGGACACGGAAAGTGCAGAAAAGGAAAATGATGATTGCTGGAAACCATTTCAATCTAGATGTAAAAAAAGGTCTGGAGTACCTGAAGGCTTCTCACCTAGTCTCCGATCCTGCAGATCCAAAAGTCCTTGCTTTCTTCTTTCGCAACACTCCAAGGCTGGACAAGAACATGATTGGGGATTACCTTGGTGATCCTGCTGGGTTTAACATTCAAGTTCTTAAAGAATTTACAGAAACTTTTGATTTCTCTGGAATGATTCTTGACACCGCTCTTCGAACTTTTTTGGAGACATTCCGATTACCGGGAGAGTCCCAAAAGATACAAAGGATTTTGGAAGCTTTTTCAGATAAATTTTATGTTCAACAACCCTCCCAACTTTTCGTCAGCAAGGATGCAGTGTTCATTTTTTGCTACTCCCTTATTATGCTGAATACTGATCTACACAATCCGCAAGTTAAGAAAAAGATGACAGAAGAAGAGTTCATCAGAAACAATAGAGCGATTAATGGGGGCAAGGATCTTCCTAGAGAATACCTCTCTGAGTTCTTTCATTCCATTTCAAACAATGCAATTACACTCTTTAGTCAATCTGGTTTGCCTATAGAAATGAATCCAAATAAATGGATTGAGCTTATCAATCGATCCAAAGTCATGCACCCTTTTATTGCATGTGATTTTGATCATCGGCTCGGGAGAGATATGTTTGCTTCCATTGCTGGCCCTTCAGTTGCGGCTCTTTCTGCAATCTTTGAACATGCTGATGATGAGGAAATCCTTCATGAGTGCATAGAAGGCTTGTTGTCGGTGGCCCGTATTGCAAGGTATGGACTAGAAGACACTCTTGATGAGGTTCTTTCCTTATTATGCAAGTTCACTACACTTTTGAACCCTCATGCCTCTGCTGAGGAGATTCTTTATGTTTTTAGCAATGATATGAAGCCTAGAATGGCAATACTTGCAGTTTTCACCATTGCTAACACTTTTGAATGCTCAATCCAAGGGGGTTGGAGGAACATAGTGGATTGCCTGCTGAAACTCAAGAGGCTGAAGTTACTTCCTCAGTCTATTGTTGAGCCCAATGCAACGACAACCTCAACATCTGACCTTCATACACACACAAAATCTGAATCAGGCATTATTTTCCCTAGTCATGACCCTAAATTTGGCGACAACCGCTGCCACCACTCTTCTGGCATAATTGGCCAGTTCTCACACTTCCTCTCGATGGAAAGCATGGAAGACTCTTTAACCCAGGGAGGGAGTGAATTGGAGCAGAATCTGAAAACTATCCAACAATGCCGAATTGGGAACATCTTTGCCAAAAGTTGCAACTTGCCTGATGAGTCGTTGCAGAATCTTGGTCGCTCTCTGATATTTGCAGCTGCTGGGAAAGGTCAAAAATTTAGTACGCCaattgaagaagaagaaactATTGGATTCTGCTGGGATTTGGTAACCACCATTGCATTAGCCAATTCTCATCGGTTCCCGACATTCTGGCCTTCTTACCATGATTATTTGCTTGCAGTTGCCCAATTTCCTCTATTTTCCTCTATCCCATTTGCAGAAAAGGCCATCGTGAGCTTCTTCAAGGTCTGTATCAAGCTTCTTACCCTGAACCAACCCAACAAATTTTCAGAGGAGCTTATCTTCAAGTCCATAAATCTAATGTGGAAGCTTGAAAAAGAAATTCTTGATACCTGTTGTGAATTCATCACACAATCAGTAAGCAAGATTTTAACCGAGCATCCTGCAAATCTGCAAAGCCAACTCGGATGGAAATCAACCCTCCATTTGTTATCAATCACTGGTCGACACCCAGAAACATATGATCAAGCAGTCGAGACCTTGATCACGTTGATGTCTGATGGCACCTATGTTTCGCAGGCAAATTATCCCTACCACGTTGATTGTGCTTTTGGCTTTGTTGCACTCAAGAGCAGTCCCCTGGAGAAGGCCACGAAGATCCTAGATCTGATGTCGGACTCGGTCAATTGGTTGGTTCAATGGAACAAAAGTGGGTACGCAGATCCAGGGAGCAACATGATCAGTAACGTAAGCAGCTCCTTCATGGAGGACAATTCAAGAGGTTTCGGCCTTTCCAATCTTACTGTGAGTCTATTTGTGAAGTTAGGAGAAGCACTTAGAAAGGCTAGCTTAGCTCGGCGAGAAGAGATACGAAACCATGCAATCTTAGCTCTTCAGAGAAGCTTCACACTAGCTGAGGAGCTATGTTTCACGTCAACCAACTGTATCAACTGCTTCAACCTTGTTATTTTTGCAATGGTTGACGATCTACATGAAAAGATGTTGGAATACTCGAGAAGGGAAGATTCAGAGAGGGAGATCAGAAGTATGGAAGGGACTCTAAAGATTGCCATGGAGCTCTTGACAGATGTGTTCTTGCAATTCTTAAGACCCATATCAGGCAGTCCTGGGTTCCGGACGTTTTGGTTGGGAGTGCTGAGAAGAATGGATACATGTATGAAGGCTGATTTAGGTGAATATGGTGACTCGGAATTGCAGGCGTTAATCCCAGAATGGCTGAGGAAGATGATCACAACAATGAAGGAAAAAGGGATTTTGTCGCAGAGGGAGGGTGAGGATCTATGGGACATCACTCACATTCAAATACAATGGATAGCTCCTTCactcaaagaagagctctttccTGAAGAAATGTAG